One Budorcas taxicolor isolate Tak-1 chromosome 6, Takin1.1, whole genome shotgun sequence DNA segment encodes these proteins:
- the C6H4orf19 gene encoding uncharacterized protein C4orf19 homolog produces MGCRCCKMIQSYLFDPVHVPSPGYVNEVNSCKLDEEDTLKLKDKQSGEILVHKGDPPSEGSKRTVTGSGTASPQEPCGPPRGPRLLGDAVRGPCAEKTSGAVNGVGPAAVLQLSGEPGPPQGARDSWASAANKGHQTQPFLEGGSARELDCMQLASGETQVIRNGASGAPSMAGLAAWEVPAHVLQTPTPDYPPLCGPAEDNADHVDHQEKDHLFKTQSEKEPQEGAHPPAGKCGLNMPFSAKRSWDSLNEAVTTEIPSVYFDKDDPAQDVPVVDSGNGWEEAPGSPGDRSWETAADEDAEVAEALAALEAATAGEDVDEAE; encoded by the exons ATGGGGTGCAGGTGCTGTAAAATGATACAAAG CTATCTCTTCGATCCAGTTCACGTGCCCTCCCCTGGTTACGTTAACGAAGTGAACAGCTGCAAGTTAGATGAAGAGGACACTCTTAAACTGAAAGACAAACAGAGCGGCGAAATCCTGGTGCACAAGGGTGACCCTCCTAGTGAGGGCTCCAAGAGGACTGTGACCGGGAGCGGAACAGCCTCTCCACAGGAGCCCTGCGGGCCGCCCCGAGGACCACGCCTCTTGGGGGATGCTGTGCGGGGACCCTGTGCCGAGAAGACTAGCGGGGCCGTCAATGGCGTCGGCCCCGCTGCTGTCCTGCAGCTCAGTGGTGAGCCGGGGCCCCCTCAGGGAGCCAGAGACTCCTGGGCCAGTGCTGCAAACAAAGGTCACCAGACCCAGCCCTTCCTTGAAGGAGGGAGTGCCAGGGAGCTGGACTGCATGCAGCTGGCCTCGGGAGAGACGCAGGTCATCCGGAACGGGGCCTCCGGCGCGCCATCCATGGCCGGGCTTgccgcctgggaagtcccagcccATGTCCTCCAGACACCCACCCCGGACTATCCTCCGCTTTGCGGCCCAGCTGAAGACAACGCTGATCATGTTGATCACCAAGAGAAGGACCATCTTTTCAAGACCCAGTCTGAGAAGGAGCCCCAGGAGGGTGCTCACCCCCCGGCAGGGAAGTGTGGTTTGAATATGCCCTTCTCTGCAAAGAGAAGCTGGGATTCATTAAACGAGGCCGTGACAACTGAAATCCCAAGTGTCTACTTTGACAAAGACGATCCTGCTCAGGACGTGCCTGTGGTCGATTCCGGAAACGGGTGGGAGGAGGCCCCTGGCTCCCCCGGAGACCGGAGCTGGGAGACGGCGGCGGATGAGGATGCGGAGGTGGCTGAAGCCCTCGCGGCCTTAGAAGCAGCTACTGCGGGGGAAGATGTGGACGAGGCCGAGTAG